The sequence below is a genomic window from Candidatus Latescibacter sp..
GTTCCCTGGCTGAAAAGTTTAGGAAGAGTATGGAAGGATTATAAAGGAATGGACAAATCATGGTATATCTGGTAGGCGCCGGTCCGGGCGATCCGGGTCTCATAACGGTCAAAGCTCTTGATCTGATCCGGCGGGCGGATGTTATTCTCTATGACCGCCTGATCAATCCACTGCTCCTTTTCCATGCCCGGGCCGACTGTACCCTGATCGATGTCGGAAAAAGCGCGGACAGTCATACCTGCCCCCAGGAC
It includes:
- a CDS encoding SAM-dependent methyltransferase, producing MVYLVGAGPGDPGLITVKALDLIRRADVILYDRLINPLLLFHARADCTLIDVGKSADSHTCPQD